A region of the Melioribacteraceae bacterium 4301-Me genome:
ATAACCTAAACAGCGGAGGTGAATTTCAGTATAATCAATCTATTGCATATTCCATTTAGCAATACAACCTAAGTGCAGTAAGTCTTAAGAGCAGCGTTGTTAGAAAACAGCGATTTTGCAGTTTTCTTAATTGACAAAGCTGTTTCTGAATAACCCCCCGCATTAATACCCACTCAATGCCAGGGCATGAATATGAGTTTGCAGCATTTTCAGCATCTGGAGAGTATATACATGATTTTTTCGTTTTTGTAAGTACTGCAATACCTATTAAGCTTGTGCCGTATGTAGAAACAAAAAAAATGATTTTGATGAAATAACTGTCCCACCATATCTCCTACCGCACCACCCACTTTTTTCCCTCCTGCTATGTGCCCGCATAGCAGGAGACTTGGTTACAATATGACAAATCCGCCTACATTACATTTCAAGCGGACAGGGAAAAAATTTGACTATCTGCTGCCAAAAGTAGGGCAAATTGCAGCTATTCATGAATCATACTCCCTGTCAAAATGGTCGTTAATGTCTATGTACATATTAGGAATATATGGTATATCTTCACCATTTTCATCTTCGATGTAATGAAAATCGTTTGCACCTGCCATGCTATCAATACGATAGTTTATATACTTGATAGCATTACGAACGTTTTGTTCTTCGTCCCCACTGTCTAATAATTTTCTTACCCGTTCATTCGTATAATCAAATTCTTCACATAACATGTTTTCATAACTTTTCAACTTCTCGGGTACATATTTTTTAAATAAGGGTAATAAAACTTCCCAATAACCACCAGAATATTTATACATTCCTTCGCCATTTTCACCTTGTATCCAGCTATCTAATATGCTATTAAGTGCTTTTTTTACATAAGCTGTTCCTTTCATATATTCTCCTCCATATTTTTTTGATAATAATTTTTTTAGAACTTCCTCTTTATTAATCTGTGTCATAGAAAACTTTAGTTATCCTTTATTTTTTAGGAATCTTTTCCTATGAAGTAAATCTATACTAAAAATTTTACTTGTTGGCTATTACTTATCATAAAATCTCTTAACACTTAGTGAATTTTTTTATTATTGATTTGTAATTTGGATACTGATTAATAAGTTCTTCCCTTTTGCCAATTTCAAAATCTTTGTAATCAAATCCAGGTGATACTGTACAACCTACCAAAGCAAATAATTTTTTATTTGTTAGTTCTGCAGCAAACCAAGTGTTTTTTGGGATTATTACCTGAAAGTTTTTGCTTTTCTTGCCAAGTATTTGCTCGCTTAAATTTCCTTTTTTATCTATTGAATAAAGCTTTATATCGCATCCATCGTAAAAATGCCAAATTTCATCAGATTTTAATTTGTGAAAGTGTGACTTGTCATTACCATCTAGTAAGAAATAAATTAGTGTTGATGTGCTTCTTCGTTTTAATTTTTTTGATAGAGTATTTTTAGTGAAAAGTATTTCTTCTCCACGATAAGTTTCCCGATAGTAACCGCCTTCTACATGCCTTTCTAGCATTAGTTCTCTAATGTACTCTCTTGACTTCTGATGCATGATTAACTTAAATCTTTTATTAAATAATAAGAATTTTTTATTATTACCTTCAAATTTCCTTTCCAAACTTTACTAATACTAACTGCTGATAATAAACAAAAAGTTTTGTCTGCTATTCTTTGAATCCAATCTTAGTTTGTTTTCATCTTACTTGTACAAAAAGTTGTTTAATTATTGGTTCATTAAATTAAGGAGAAGCAAATGCTTAGAACAAATCTTACTCATATTCTTTCTGAAAATGAACACACTAAACTTTTGCAGGAAAATGAAAATGTAATGGTATGCTGCGGAAGAATGGGTCCAATGTGCATACCTGTTTATGAGGTAATGGAAGAATTAGAAACTGAATATCCGCATGTTAAATTTGCTGATATGGAGTTTGATATTCCTGATGCAAGAGTAATTAGAAATTTACCTGAATGCAGAAATTTTGCCGGGCTTCCATTTGTCGTTTATTATAAAAATGGTAAAGTTGTAAAGGCAACAAGCAGTATCCAAAATCGTGAACAAATAACATCAATCTTAGATCAATATTTTGGTAAAAAGGTAAACGAAACAGCCGAGAAATAAATCTTAAGTGAGCACTAATAGTAAATTTGTCTATGCTGAATTATTAGTGCTCTGTTATGTTTATAATTAAGGGATGAAAAAATGAATCATTACGATGCTATTATTATTGGTGCAGGCGCCGCGGGTTTAACTACAGGAATTTATTTATCCAGAGCAAAAGTTAAAACATTAATTCTTAATGAAGGTGCTGTAGGCGGTCAAATGGTGCTTACTCACGAAATTGCAAATTATCCCGGCATCGAGAGCATAAGCGGCTATGAACTTGCAAGAAATATGAAACAGCAGGCACTAAAGTTTGGATGCTCAATTAAAAGTAATATAAAAATTACTTCAATTGACTTAAACTCAACCCCCAAATCTTTCGTTGTTAATGATAAGAATATTTATTCTGCAGATGTTGTGATTATAGCTACTGGCGGTCGACCTAGAGCACTTGGCGTTCCAGGAGAAGATGAGTTTAAAGGAAAAGGAATTTCATATTGTGCTACTTGTGACGGTGATTTCTTTCAGGATAAAGAAATAATTGTAGTGGGCGGCGGTAACTCAGCTTTGGAAGAAGCTGTATCATTAACAAAATATGCATCTAAAGTTACTATAGTTCATCAGTTCGACCATTTCCAAGCATTTGAACATTATGTAACAGAAGCAAAAAATAATCCTAAAATAAATTTTATAATGGAATCGAAAATTATCGAATTTATAGGTGATGAAAAACTTAGTAGTGTGAAAATTCAAAATCAGAGAACTGGTGATGTTTCAGAAAAAAATGTTGATGGAGTGTTCATTTTTATTGGTTATGTGCCAAACACTGAAATGTTTGAGGGAATTCTTGAATTAAATCAGTATAAAGAAATTATTGTCGATAAAAACTTGGCTACTAATATTCCAGGAGTTTTTGCAGCTGGTGATTCAATAGCAAAACGTTATCGACAGGTTACTACTGCAGTGGGCGATGGAACCATTGCAGCTTTGAGCGCCGCTGAGTACTTAAATAAATTCGAAAAGGCTGAATTGGTTGCTGATGAAGCTGATAGCTGACTCTTTGACAGACATTTATAATGAAAAAAAAGAGATATCTGCGCTGTTCCATCAGAGTTTTATCGCTGTGTTAATGGAATACCGACAACACAGCTTGCCCCGTGTATTTTACGGAGGATTCTTGGGGATTTTTTAAAGGTTGTTAACCCTCTTTTAACTCGCCCTATGTTTAATTTAAGTTAACTCATATGTTCACTGCTAATAAATTTTTTACAATCCACAATAATTTTTTTCTATTTAGCAGATAGAGATTTTTATTAACTTCTCAAAAGAATTTTAATAAATAAAGGGTGGAAAGTAAAATGAACAGACTTTTAAGGATCTTTTTTTGTTTAATTTTTTCATTCGTTTACGAAACAAACGCTCAAGTAAGTGCTCGAATGTTTCAGTATCCAGATGTATCTCAAAGGTACATAGCATTTACCTATGGCGGCGACATTTGGATTGTACCTAAAGAAGGGGGTACAGCACAAAGAATTACTACTGCTAAAGGGAATGAAGAATTTGCTCGCTTTTCTCCCGATGGTTCTCAATTAGCATTTAGTGGAAATTATGATGGTAATGTTGATGTCTATGTTATCTCTTCATTAGGTGGAATGCCAAAAAGAATAACTTACCACGGCATGGCAGATAGATTAATTGATTGGTATCCTGATGGGAAAAGTCTGCTTTTTGCATCGTCAAGAGAAAGCGGTAAGCAACGATTTAACCAATTTTATAAAGTTTCTAAAGATGGAGGATTGCCCGAAAAGTTACCTTTGCCTTATGCAGAGTTCGGTTCACTTTCGCCAGATGGAAAAAAAATTGCTTTTACAATTCGCACCCGTGCTTTCAGAACCTGGAAAAGATACGAAGGTGGAATGGCAGCAGATATTTATATTTTTGATTTGGAGAAAAAAACTTCGGAAAACATTACTAATAATCCTGCTAACGACGAAATCCCAATGTGGTCTGGGAATAAAATTTACTTTCTTTCTGATCGTGGTGTAAATAAAAGAAACAACATTTGGTGCTATGATATTTCTACTAAGCAAACGAAACAAATTACTGATTTTTCCGATTTTGATGTTCACTTCCCATCTATCGGGAATAACGAAATTGTATTTGAAGCTGGCGGTCTTTTGTATCTGCTTAACTTATCAACTGAAAAATATCATGAAGTAAAAATAAATGTTGTAACTGATGAGGCTACTTTGATGGCAAGAAGTGAAAATGTGGAGAAACTGATAGAAAATTATTCAATATCATATAATGGCAGCCGAGCATTATTTGAAGCAAGAGGAGAAATATTTTCTGTGCCGGCAGAAAATGGTCCAGTTATAAATTTAACTCAATCATCCGGCGCAGCTGAAAGGTATCCATCATGGTCACCTGACGGAAAATATATTGCTTATTTTAGTGACAAAAGCGGCGAATATCAGTTAACTATTCGTGATGTTGAAAATCCTACTAAAGAAAAGACCCTAACTTCGTTTGATAATGGATTTAGATATAAAATTTATTGGTCGCCAAACAGTAAACAACTTGCCTTTATTGATCAGACAATGACAATTTATGTTTATGATATAAACAAAAACAAAACACAAAAAGTAGATAAACAAAAATGGATGTACGAAGGAGCTTTAGAAAACTTTGCTGTCAGTTGGTCGCCCGATAGTCGCTACATTGCTTACTCAAAAGAACTAGATAATAGATCAGAAGCAATCGCAATCTACGATACAAAAGATGAAAAATCTTACCAGGTAACCTCTGGTTACTATAATGATTCTAATCCCGCTTTCGACCCCGAAGGAAAATATTTGTTCTTTTTAACAAACAGAAATTTTAGCCCTGTTTATAGCGATTTTGATAACACATGGATTTATCCGAATGCAACACAAATTGCAGCAGTAACACTTACAAAAGATATACCTTCTCCAACTTTTCCCAAAAATGATTCTGTTTCGGTAAAAAAAGATGAAGAGAAAAAAAGTGATGAAAAGAAAAGTGAAAAGAATAAAGAAGGCAAAAAAGAAGAGCAAAAATCAAAAGAAACAAAGATTGATTTCGATGGATTTGAACAGCGAGTTGTAATCCTTCCACCATCAGCTGGTAATTATTCAAATTTGCAAGCTGTGTCTGGAAAAATTATTTATCACAAAATGCCAAATAAAGGTTCTGAAGAAAAGAAGAAGCCAATAATGTATTACGATTTAGATAAACGCGAAGAGAAAACAATAATTAATGATGCTGATTCCTACCAGCTTTCTGCAGACGGCAAAAAAATTCTATTTGCCAAACAGAATTCGTTTTCAATTGTAGATGTAGCTCCTGACCAAAAAGCCGAAAAGAAACTTCCTACAAACCAGCTTGAAATGACAGTTGTGCCTCGCAAAGAATGGAGACAAATTTTTAATGATGTCTGGAGAATAGAAAGAGATTTCTTTTATGATAAAAATATGCACGGTGTGGATTGGAACGCCATGAAAAAACAATATGGTGCTTTAATTGAAAATGCTGTAACAAGAACAGATGTTAATTTCATAATTGGAGAATTAATTGCTGAATTAAGCTCTTCTCATACTTATCGCTCAGGCGGTGATGAAGAGCAGCCGTTGCACAGAGCTGTGGGTTATCTTGGCATCGATTGGGAATTAAAAGATGGAGCCTACAGAATCAAAAGAATTGTAAATGGTGCACCTTGGGATACAGAGGTACGCTCTCCACTTTTGTCTTCGGGATTAAAAGTAAAAGAAGGTGATTATATTTTGGCTGTGAACGGTGTTTCGTTGGATACAAGTAAAGACCCTTATGCAGCATTTGAAGGATTAGCCAATAAAACAATAGAGCTTACAATCAACAATAAACCTTCACTTGACGGTGCTTGGAATATTATAGTAAAAACACTGGATAGCGAAACAAGGTTGCGAAATCTTGAATGGATTGAATCTAATCGTAGAAGAGTAGATGAAGCTACAGAAGGCAAAATCGGTTACATTTATGTTCCGAGTACCGGCATTGATGGGCAGAATGAATTAATAAGGCAATTTTATGCCCAGTTTAACAAACAAGGATTAATCATTGACGAACGATTTAATAATGGTGGTCAAATACCGGATCGTTTTATTGAGTTGCTTAATAGAAAACCACTTGCATTTTGGGCTGTAAGAGATGGTAAAAATTGGCAGTGGCCTCCAGTTGCAAATTTTGGTCCTAAGGTAATGTTAATAAACGGCTGGAGTGGCTCCGGCGGCGATGCTTTCCCAGATTATTTTAGAAAAGCTAACCTTGGTCCACTTATTGGCAGCAGAACTTGGGGTGGATTGATTGGAATTACAGGAGCTCCAACTTTAATTGATGGCGGAAATATTACAGTCCCAACTTTTAGAATGTACGACCCAGATGGGAAATGGTTTAAAGAAGGGCACGGCGTTGACCCAGATATTGAAGTACCTGAAGATCCCGGAATGCTTTCGAGAGGAGTTGATGTTCAGCTTGAAAAGGCAATTCAAGAAATACTTAAACTGTTGAAAGAAAATCCGCCTGTTAATCCTAAGCAGCCTCCTTACGAAAAAAGATAGAATTTTTATCAAACAAAAAAGAGGTTAGCCAAAAATTATAGTATTTCTAAGACTTTTTGGTTAACCTCTCACAATAACAATCTAAATAAATTGATTAAGAGTAAATGTTCTTAAGTTTGTTTGCGAATTTTCTCAAAGAAAATATTATGATGCTTTTAACAAATCTTTTCTTGTTCTAAAGTATAAGTACAAAAGTAATAATAGATAGATTGCTATAAATGCATCAACAAAAATCATGAAGAAATTATAAGTTGCATAATTACCGTGCAAAACTGTTTCTCTAATGTGGCCATAGGTTGCACCCAACATAAAAAATGACCAGCCGACGCCTGTAGCGATCCAAAAAGTTCCTCTTATCCATATACAGAGGAAGCCAAGAATTCCCCAAGCGCCATCGTGAAAACCTACTTCAAACTGAAATGGGCTGCCCGGCTGCCAGCCAATACTTTTAGCAGTAGCATCTGCAAAAAACACATGCGGAATAAAGCCCAAAAGAAAACCTAAAACTCCAACGTGAAAAATAAAAGAATAAAGAAGCAATACAGTTAAAACGCGCTCCTTCGTTCTAGGAATTTTGGAGATGAATAAATGTACTATAGGTAGGATGATACCTATCAAAGTGATGAACATTGTCATTTTCTTAATCCCTCTTTGTGGTTGGAAGTTATCATTATAAAATAAAAAGTTTTTTAAAAATTATCACTTTTTTAAGTATTCCTTTTTACGGTAAACTTGTGATTTTTTTAACATGCAGACTGCTTGAATCTAACAAATGAAAATAATAAAATAATACCAAAGGTCTTTGAAATGCTTGGCAAAAAAATGATAATAGATAGATGTGTTTTTATTAATTACAGACTAGTGGAGCAAAAAGCGCCATTCAACAAAGAAAAATGGAGGTTCTAAAATGAATAAATTAAATAGTGGTGCATATAACTTAACAGTAGAAATAGTAAGAGGCTTCAATCAATGGTGTTTGCTGTTCGTATTTACTATACTAATAATTTCATTTCCAGTTACCGCCCAATGGGTTCAAACTGACGGACCATTCTTTACTGCAAATGTTCAAGGACTTACTATTAGTGGTTCAAATCTATTATGCAGTACAACAGATGGAATTTGGCAATCGAGTGATAATGGTAACAGTTGGATTTTTGTTGATAATGGACCGCATACTTCAACACGCACAATTGTTCAAGTGGGCACAAGATTGTTTGCTGCGACCACAAGTGGTGTGTTTGTTTCTACAGATAATGGAATGAGTTGGACGCAAAGCAATTCTGGGTTGGCGAACTTGAACGTTTGGACAATTGTGGGCACTTCAAACGGTGATATCTACGCAGGAACTGCAGGTGGAGGAGTTTTTCGTTCCACTAATAATGGAGTTAACTGGGCTGAAGTCAATACTGGATTAAATAGCCTGTTGATTTACTCGTTGATTGTTAAAGAAGGTATTCTTTTTGCTGGTGCTGGAGGTGCTAATGCAGGTGTTTACCGTTCGACTAATAATGGTACAAGCTGGACATTTGCTGGTGTTGCAAATCATCTTGTGTCGTCTTTTGCTGTTCTGGGTACAGATATTTTTGCTGGTACAAATGGCGGAGTTTTCCGATCAACCGATAATGGTTTGACATGGACATCAGTGAATGCCAATCTAACAAATGGGGATGTGAGATGTTTAGCTGTGTCTGGCTTAAACCTCTTTGCCGGCACCTACGGAGGAGGAGTATTTCTTTCTACTAACAACGGACAAAATTGGGTTAATGTGAATAGTGGATTGACTTCTAATATTACTGCTCTTTTTGTTAATGGAACAAATATATTCGCTGGTGGCTGGGGCTCTGGTGTTTACCTTTCCAACGATAATGGAGCTAATTGGATAAGGTTAGGGAAAAAGTTAGATGTTTTATCTTTGATGCCACTTAATACCCAAGCTGTACTGGGGACTCAGTTAGTAACTGCTACATGGGGCAATGGCATTCATATTTTTTATGAATATTCTCAAGGCTGGAGTGGGGGATTAAGCAGACTTCCGACATCTTACGTAAGAACATTAGCTGTTACTTCTGATACAACCATATTTGCTGGAACTTTTGGTCAAGGTGTTTTTCGAAGTGATTACGGACTTTTATCATGGACCGCTGTCAACAATGGTTTGGGCGATTTATATACCCAATCCCTAACAATCTCAGGTTCAAATATACTTGTTGGCACTTATAGTCATGGAATCTATCGTTCTTCAGACAAGGGTAATACCTGGCAATATGCTGGGTTAACAGGCAATCAGGTACGTGCTTTGAAGACAGTGGGAACAATCGTATTTGCGGGAACAGTCTCTAATGGAATATACCGTTCTACCGATAACGGCAATACCTGGTGGCAATCTAATAATGGCTTAGACAACAAAAACATTTGGTCTTTTGCTGTTTTAGGACAATACATCTTTGTTGCTACTGATAATGGTGTCTATCGATCATCAGACAATGGAGTAACTTGGACTTTATCAGGACTTCAGAAAAAAATTGTTCTTACATTAGATGTTGTTGATTCAACCTTGTTTGCTGGTACTTATGGGAGTCTCGGTGGCAGTGTTTTTAGCTCAACTGATTATGGTGGAACATGGGTCGATATCAGCGCTGGTTTAACCACACAAAATATTCGAACTTTTGCTCATACTAATGCTTATCTTTATGTTGGGACAGAAGATGCTGGTGTTTGGAGGCGTTCTCTCTCACAAGTAACAAGTGTAAATGAAGACGAGGAAAAGATACCTCAATTTTTTACTCTTTACCAGAATTACCCAAACCCGTTTAACCCATCAACAACCATTCGCTTCTCACTTCCACAACGTGAGCATGTAACGTTAAAAGTCTTTGACATCCTCGGCAGAGAAGTGGCAATATTGGTAGATGGTGAGTTAAACCCCGGTGAGCATTCGGTTGTCTTTGATGCCAGCAGCTTGCCCAGCGGTGTGTATTTTTACCGCTTGCAAACGGGAGGTTATGTTCAACAAAGAAAAATGGTGGTGGTGAAATGAAAAGATTAGTTTGTTTTGGTATCGTCTTTATTGATTTACTGTAATAAGAAACAAATAGAGAATAATAAAAATGGTACCAAATATAAAAACTATAATTCTCATCATAACCCAGGTAATATTAATTTCCCAAAGCGCTCCTATTATTTATGCTCAGTGTGCATTAAAGGAGAATACTAATCTAGTAATAAATTCAGATTTCAATTTTGGGCTACAAGGTTGGATGCTTCAGAAAGGAACGTATGCATGCTCAGATACTTCCCTATCAAAAGTTTCATACAACGGTAATGCAATAAAAATAACTGTGAATAATAATTACCTTTCTTGCACACAGCAATACAATTGGAGAACTTTTATTCGTGGTGCAATGAATGGCAGCTTAGTACAAGGGCGTCCCTACGTATTGACGTTCCGCGTAAGAACAAACAGTACCCAACCGGTAAATTTTGAGGCTGCTGTACGTAAAGCCTCCCCACAATGGAATTGGATAATTGCATTTAACAAATTAGATATTGTTGCTACTAATCAATGGCAGCAATACTGCAAAATTCATTTTTACAATGATGTAACAACCTCTAATATTGAAGTGGCTTTTTTCTTTGGTGAAGTCACTGATGGGACAGAGATCTGGATCGATGATGTCTATGTTGGAGAGCCTGCAGGTTATGTAGAAGAACATTTTATAAGAACTAATCAAGTAGGATATATAATAGGTTATTCCAAAGAAGCTCGCAGTGTGGATCCATGTAATCAGTTTTCTGTAAAAGATGTTTCTACTGGCAATACTGTTTTTACAGGTAATTGTTTGGAATTTGGACCCTATCCTGATTTGCTCCCTGGAAATCCTTGTATCAGTGTGAGAGATACAATATGGGGATTGGATTTTAGTGATTTTAACATCCCGGGAAATTATTATATTTTAACTGACAAGGGGTATATATCACATCCATTTACCATTAGCAACGATATTTATAATCAGTTGCGGAAAGATGCACTTAAATTTTTCTATTACCAGCGTTGTGGTCATGCAACAATGTCTCAATACGCGGGCAACCTTGCACATCCTGCTTGTCATTTGCAGGATGCTAATGCTGATGTAAGAGATACCCTTTTTAATCCAATAGGGTTTAAAGACGTATTAGGTGGCTGGCATGATGCAGGCGACTACGTTAAATATACGTTTAATAATGCTCTTACAACAGCTTTTCTTGCCAAATCATATCTTGAAAATCCAGAAGCGTTTGATGACCAAAATGATATTTCTGAAAGTGGTAATGGTATACCTGATATTGTGGATGAATTAGCTTACAATACCAAATTTCTACTCAAAATGCAGGATACCAATATTAATAGTTCTTCATTTGGAGGAGTTCATTCAAAAGTTAGTACAGCACAGTGGAATGTATACTCATTGCCTCATACAGAATTGCAAACAAGGTATCTAACACCAATTACAACCATTTCGACAGCAGGTTTTATAGCTGCAATGTGCTACCTCTACAGAGTGTTTAGCACAATTCCCTACTATCAGAATCTTGCACAGCAAACTGCCGTAGCTGCTAATAATGCTTGGGGTTATCTGCAAAGTCACTCACAATATACACTTGACCTTGTCAACACTCCTAAAGGTTCATATATAAAAACTGCAGAGTATGAACAGTATCCGGATATAGATGAAAGATTGTGGGCAGCGGCTGAAATGTTCAGAACATTTAATAACATTTCCGCAAAAAACTTTTTCGAGACAAATTATACATATTGCAATAATGTATTCTTAGACCCAGGATATTATTCACATTACCATCTGGATGGAAGTTGCCCATCTATGCCGTACCATCGCCATAATGTGTGGATAGGATTCCTATCTTACTTGGAAGCTGCTAACCCGGATTATATAATTAAATCTCAACTTATGAACTGGCTTATTAGTCAGGCAGATACCATTCGTTCTCGTACAAATAAAGAATTTTTCTCATTCAATCCAAGAACGTGGGATAATTGTCCCAGTTTTTTAAATAATGCTCCTATTTTAAAAAAAGCATTTGAATTAACCGGTGATTCAAGATATCTAAATACCATCGTTAAGAATGTAGATTACATTCTTGGAAAAAATATTGTTGATTATTCATTTGTTACTGGATATGGCTGCAAATTTCCTGTTAATATTAATCATCTGCAAACCAAAAACGATGCTTATATGGATGTGATGCCAGGCGCTCTTGTAGGCGGACCTATGGGAAATTCAACCATAGGTGCCAAATCTATTCCTCTATATTCTACCGATACCAATGATCCAGATTATTTATTTTCGATTTACTTCGAACCTTGCACTATTTGGCCTAAAAGGTATGCAGATTTACCATACAACCCTTTTCAAAATGAACCAGCCATTGATTTTAATGCTAGATTGGTTTATGCACTATATTCACTTGTTCCATCTATTTCTACTGGAATTTCAGAATCGATTTTCTTCACCGAAACATTTCGACTTGAACAAAACTACCCAAACCCATTTAACCCATCCACCACAATTCCATTCTCACTCTCGCAAAGAGAGAATGTAACACTGAAAGTGTTCGATGTACTTGGCAGAGAAGTAGCAACGTTGGTAGATAGAGAATTAAACGCTGGCAAACATTCTGTAAACTTCAACGCCGAAGGGATTCCCAGCGGTGTTTATTTTGCACAAATGAAAGCTGGTAATGCAGTTCAAAGAATCAAAATGGTGGTGGTGAAATAAGATTGAATTTCGACAGCGACTATAGCGAAATGAAAAGACTCAGGAGATATTTCCTTTGGCTC
Encoded here:
- a CDS encoding glycoside hydrolase family 9 protein; this encodes MVPNIKTIILIITQVILISQSAPIIYAQCALKENTNLVINSDFNFGLQGWMLQKGTYACSDTSLSKVSYNGNAIKITVNNNYLSCTQQYNWRTFIRGAMNGSLVQGRPYVLTFRVRTNSTQPVNFEAAVRKASPQWNWIIAFNKLDIVATNQWQQYCKIHFYNDVTTSNIEVAFFFGEVTDGTEIWIDDVYVGEPAGYVEEHFIRTNQVGYIIGYSKEARSVDPCNQFSVKDVSTGNTVFTGNCLEFGPYPDLLPGNPCISVRDTIWGLDFSDFNIPGNYYILTDKGYISHPFTISNDIYNQLRKDALKFFYYQRCGHATMSQYAGNLAHPACHLQDANADVRDTLFNPIGFKDVLGGWHDAGDYVKYTFNNALTTAFLAKSYLENPEAFDDQNDISESGNGIPDIVDELAYNTKFLLKMQDTNINSSSFGGVHSKVSTAQWNVYSLPHTELQTRYLTPITTISTAGFIAAMCYLYRVFSTIPYYQNLAQQTAVAANNAWGYLQSHSQYTLDLVNTPKGSYIKTAEYEQYPDIDERLWAAAEMFRTFNNISAKNFFETNYTYCNNVFLDPGYYSHYHLDGSCPSMPYHRHNVWIGFLSYLEAANPDYIIKSQLMNWLISQADTIRSRTNKEFFSFNPRTWDNCPSFLNNAPILKKAFELTGDSRYLNTIVKNVDYILGKNIVDYSFVTGYGCKFPVNINHLQTKNDAYMDVMPGALVGGPMGNSTIGAKSIPLYSTDTNDPDYLFSIYFEPCTIWPKRYADLPYNPFQNEPAIDFNARLVYALYSLVPSISTGISESIFFTETFRLEQNYPNPFNPSTTIPFSLSQRENVTLKVFDVLGREVATLVDRELNAGKHSVNFNAEGIPSGVYFAQMKAGNAVQRIKMVVVK